The following proteins are encoded in a genomic region of Burkholderia cepacia:
- a CDS encoding AraC family transcriptional regulator, translating to MKPQYEHVTFAPGCSIRVYHRQLARIPFEWHRHPEYELTLTLNSCGQRFIGDHVSRYADDDLVLVPPNLPHTWSSNARIEREAPEVALVVWFDGDWVRRLADCCPEYAPLRSLLRRAAPGLRFDVEAARAMRARLPQLLDPSPRTRLAATLDTLADLAQAGGEPLATAHAYDRPDGTAPAVDTAAPEAERLDRVLDAIDRHFHEPLRIDALAAAAHLSERTLQRLFVRHLGESVGRYVQRLRLAHACRHLVGTDWPIATVAARCGIPNTANFNRQFLAARGMTPSAYRQFFLRHGHAPDNEAPALDTRPPSLERRTDPAPQ from the coding sequence ATGAAACCGCAGTACGAGCACGTGACGTTCGCGCCCGGCTGTTCGATCCGCGTGTATCACCGCCAGCTCGCGCGCATCCCGTTCGAGTGGCATCGCCATCCCGAGTACGAACTGACGCTGACGCTCAACAGTTGCGGCCAGCGCTTCATCGGCGATCACGTCTCGCGCTACGCGGACGATGACCTCGTGCTCGTGCCGCCCAACCTGCCGCATACGTGGTCGTCGAACGCGCGAATCGAGCGCGAGGCGCCCGAAGTCGCACTCGTCGTCTGGTTCGACGGCGACTGGGTACGGCGGCTGGCAGATTGCTGCCCCGAATACGCGCCGCTGCGCTCGCTGCTGCGACGCGCGGCACCGGGCCTGCGTTTCGACGTGGAAGCCGCCCGTGCGATGCGCGCCCGACTGCCGCAGCTGCTCGATCCGTCGCCGCGCACGCGGCTCGCGGCCACGCTCGACACGCTCGCCGATCTCGCGCAGGCCGGTGGCGAGCCGCTCGCCACCGCGCATGCGTACGACCGGCCCGACGGCACCGCACCGGCCGTCGACACAGCCGCGCCCGAAGCCGAACGCCTCGACCGCGTGCTCGACGCGATCGACCGGCACTTTCACGAACCGCTGCGCATCGACGCGCTCGCCGCTGCCGCGCACCTGTCCGAACGCACGCTGCAGCGCCTGTTCGTCCGGCATCTCGGCGAAAGCGTCGGCCGCTACGTGCAGCGGCTGCGGCTTGCGCACGCGTGCCGTCATCTCGTCGGCACCGACTGGCCGATCGCAACGGTGGCCGCGCGCTGCGGCATTCCGAATACCGCGAACTTCAACCGCCAGTTCCTCGCCGCGCGCGGGATGACGCCCAGCGCATACCGGCAGTTCTTTCTGCGGCACGGCCACGCGCCCGACAATGAAGCGCCGGCACTCGACACACGCCCGCCGTCGCTGGAGCGCCGCACCGATCCGGCGCCCCAATGA
- the gltA gene encoding citrate synthase has translation MTPSDVKATLSFSDNSPSVELPIYKGTMGPDVIDIRKLYGQTGKFTYDPGFMSTAACNSAITYIDGDKGELLYRGYPIDNLAQNADFLESCYLLLKGELPNEAQKKEFVDTVTKHTMVHEQMHFFFRGFRRDAHPMAILVAAVGALSAFYHDSLDINDPRHREVSAIRMIAKLPTLVAMAYKYSIGQPFVYPKNSLSYSANFMHMMFSNPCEEYKVNDVLVRALDRILILHADHEQNASTSTVRLAGSSGANPFACIAAGIACLWGPAHGGANEAALNMLEQIGSPDNIPEFIKQVKDKNSGVKLMGFGHRVYKNYDPRAKLMRETCYEVLNELGLHDDPLFKLAMQLEKIALEDEYFVSRKLYPNVDFYSGIVQRALGIPTSMFTCIFAMARTVGWIAQWNEMIGDPEQKIGRPRQLFIGDTPREAKPISAR, from the coding sequence ATGACTCCGTCTGATGTTAAAGCCACGCTATCGTTCAGCGACAACTCGCCGAGCGTCGAACTGCCGATTTACAAGGGCACGATGGGCCCGGACGTAATCGACATCCGCAAGCTGTACGGCCAGACCGGCAAGTTCACGTACGACCCGGGCTTCATGTCGACGGCAGCTTGTAATTCGGCGATCACGTACATCGACGGCGACAAGGGCGAGCTGCTGTACCGCGGCTACCCGATCGACAACCTCGCGCAAAACGCGGACTTCCTCGAAAGCTGCTACCTGCTGCTGAAGGGCGAGCTGCCGAACGAAGCGCAGAAGAAGGAATTCGTCGACACCGTCACGAAGCACACGATGGTGCACGAGCAGATGCACTTCTTCTTCCGTGGCTTCCGCCGCGACGCGCACCCGATGGCGATCCTGGTCGCCGCAGTCGGCGCGCTGTCCGCGTTCTACCACGACTCGCTCGACATCAACGATCCGCGTCACCGTGAAGTGTCGGCGATCCGCATGATCGCGAAGCTGCCGACGCTCGTCGCGATGGCGTACAAGTACAGCATCGGCCAGCCGTTCGTGTATCCGAAGAACTCGCTGTCGTACAGCGCGAACTTCATGCACATGATGTTCTCGAACCCGTGCGAAGAGTACAAGGTCAACGACGTGCTCGTCCGCGCACTCGACCGCATCCTGATCCTGCACGCCGACCACGAGCAGAACGCATCGACGTCGACGGTCCGCCTGGCCGGCTCGTCGGGCGCGAACCCGTTCGCATGTATCGCGGCCGGTATCGCGTGTCTGTGGGGCCCGGCGCACGGCGGTGCGAACGAAGCCGCGCTGAACATGCTCGAGCAGATCGGTTCGCCGGACAACATCCCCGAATTCATCAAGCAGGTGAAGGACAAGAATTCGGGCGTGAAGCTGATGGGCTTCGGCCACCGCGTGTACAAGAACTACGATCCGCGTGCGAAGCTGATGCGCGAAACGTGCTACGAAGTGCTGAACGAACTGGGCCTGCACGACGACCCGCTGTTCAAGCTCGCGATGCAGCTCGAGAAGATCGCGCTGGAAGACGAATACTTCGTGTCGCGCAAGCTGTACCCGAACGTCGACTTCTACTCGGGCATCGTCCAGCGCGCGCTGGGCATCCCGACGTCGATGTTCACGTGTATCTTCGCGATGGCACGTACGGTCGGCTGGATTGCACAGTGGAACGAAATGATCGGCGATCCGGAGCAGAAGATCGGCCGTCCGCGTCAGCTGTTCATCGGCGATACGCCGCGCGAAGCGAAGCCGATCAGCGCACGTTAA
- a CDS encoding succinate dehydrogenase assembly factor 2 — MSDDSHQSDPHRRARLRWRARRGLLENDIIFERFFSRYEHDLTDADVGALSRLLDLSDNDLMDLLLARKEPEGDLGSPDIHRLLEMLRNV; from the coding sequence ATGAGCGACGATTCGCATCAATCCGACCCGCACCGCCGCGCGCGCCTTCGCTGGCGCGCGCGGCGGGGTCTGCTGGAAAACGACATCATCTTCGAGCGTTTCTTCAGCAGATACGAGCATGACCTCACCGATGCAGACGTAGGCGCGTTGTCGCGCCTGCTCGATCTGAGCGACAACGACCTGATGGACTTGCTCCTCGCGCGCAAGGAACCAGAAGGCGACCTAGGCAGCCCGGACATTCACCGGCTGTTGGAGATGCTGCGCAACGTGTAA